A genomic window from Canis lupus familiaris isolate Mischka breed German Shepherd chromosome 32, alternate assembly UU_Cfam_GSD_1.0, whole genome shotgun sequence includes:
- the GK2 gene encoding glycerol kinase 2, translating into MAAPKKTVVGPLVGAVVQGTNSTCFLVFSSKTADLLSHHQVELTEDFPREEWVEQDPKEILQSVYECIERTCQKLAELHIEVSNIKATGVSNQRETTVIWDKLTGEPFYNAIVWLDLRTQPTLENLSKKIPGNNNFVKSETGLPLSTYFSAVKLRWILDNVRQVQKAVEEGRALLGTIDSWLIWSVTGGVNGGVHCTDVTNASRTMLSNIHSLEWDKELCDFFDIPMDILRNVWSSSDIYGRIKAGSLEGEPISGCLGDQSAALVGQMCFQEGQAKNTYSTGCFLLCNTGHKCVFSAHGLLTTVAYKPGRDKPVCYALEGSVGIAGAVIRWLRDNLGIINTSEEIETLAKDVGTSYGCYFVPAFSGLYAPFWEPSARGIICGLSQFTSKNHIAFAALESVCFQTREILDAMNYDCGIPLSHLQVDGAMTNNRILMQLQADILHIPVIKPSMPETTALGAAMAAGAAEGVGVWSLKPEDLSVIFMERFEPQIKATESEIRYSTWKKAVRKSMGWVTTQYPESGDPTIFSCLPLGFFIVSSMIMLIGARYISGISY; encoded by the coding sequence ATGGCAGCCCCAAAGAAAACGGTTGTGGGGCCGTTGGTGGGGGCAGTGGTCCAGGGGACGAATTCCACTTGCTTTCTGGTTTTCAGTTCAAAAACAGCAGATCTGCTTAGTCACCATCAAGTGGAATTAACAGAAGATTTCCCAAGAGAAGAATGGGTGGAGCAAGACCCTAAGGAAATTCTTCAGTCTGTCTATGAGTGTATAGAGAGAACATGCCAGAAACTTGCTGAACTGCACATTGAAGTATCCAACATAAAAGCCACTGGTGTCAGCAATCAGAGGGAAACCACTGTAATCTGGGACAAGTTAACTGGAGAGCCGTTCTATAATGCTATAGTGTGGCTTGATCTAAGAACCCAGCCTACCCTCGAAAACCTTAGtaaaaaaattccaggaaataATAACTTTGTCAAGTCCGAGACAGGCCTTCCACTTAGCACTTACTTCAGTGCAGTGAAACTTCGTTGGATTCTTGACAATGTGAGGCAAGTTCAAAAGGCTGTTGAAGAAGGTAGAGCTCTTTTGGGTACCATTGATTCATGGCTAATCTGGAGTGTGACAGGAGGAGTTAATGGAGGTGTCCACTGTACAGATGTAACAAATGCAAGCAGGACGATGCTTTCCAACATCCATTCCTTGGAATGGGATAAAGAGCTTTGTGACTTTTTTGACATTCCGATGGACATTCTTCGGAATGTATGGAGTTCTTCTGATATCTATGGCCGCATAAAAGCTGGGTCTTTGGAAGGTGAGCCAATATCTGGGTGCTTGGGGGACCAGTCTGCTGCATTGGTAGGACAAATGTGCTTCCAAGAGGGACAGGCCAAAAACACGTACAGCACAGGCTGTTTCTTACTATGTAATACAGGTCATAAGTGTGTATTTTCTGCACATGGCCTTCTGACCACAGTAGCTTATAAACCAGGCAGAGACAAGCCAGTATGTTATGCTTTAGAAGGTTCTGTTGGTATAGCTGGTGCTGTTATTCGCTGGTTAAGAGACAATCTTGGAATTATAAACACCTCAGAGGAAATTGAAACACTTGCTAAAGATGTAGGTACTTCTTACGGCTGCTACTTTGTCCCAGCTTTTTCAGGCTTATATGCACCTTTTTGGGAGCCCAGTGCAAGAGGAATAATCTGTGGTCTCTCTCAGTTTACCAGTAAAAATCatattgcttttgctgcattagAATCTGTTTGTTTCCAAACCCGAGAGATTTTGGATGCCATGAACTATGACTGTGGAATTCCCCTCAGTCATTTGCAGGTAGATGGAGCAATGACCAACAACAGAATTCTTATGCAACTACAAGCAGACATTCTGCATATTCCAGTAATAAAGCCCTCTATGCCTGAAACAACTGCACTGGGAGCTGCCATGGCAGCAGGAGCTGCAGAAGGGGTGGGCGTTTGGAGTCTTAAACCTGAGGATTTGTCAGTCATCTTTATGGAACGGTTTGAGCCACAGATCAAGGCCACAGAAAGTGAAATTCGTTATTCTACGTGGAAGAAAGCTGTGAGGAAGTCGATGGGTTGGGTTACAACTCAGTATCCTGAAAGTGGTGATCCTACTATCTTCTCTTGTCTGCCCTTGGGCTTTTTTATAGTGAGTAGCATGATAATGTTAATTGGAGCAAGATATATTTCAGGTATATCATACTAA